One window of the Magnolia sinica isolate HGM2019 chromosome 19, MsV1, whole genome shotgun sequence genome contains the following:
- the LOC131235413 gene encoding transcription factor bHLH95 isoform X4, producing MSEGGGRGHGNLLWETQSWAFSNSDNSGGSESKSVKQPPTESNSNSPTATVATEAGRKRGQSEVSKNMKGGIPTTDWNENKGGESDHEIHIWTERERRKKMRNMFSNLHALLPQLPAKADKSTIVDEAVSYIKTLQQSIQKLQKQRLEVIRGATTDYNKLMVTPRTPAIESRETFIADQTSSKNWAMINSPPVLSFPCFPQSFQTWSSPNVVLSVSGNDAQISVCTARKPGTLTTIFYILEKHKLEVVTAHITSDYFRSMFMIHVNFSEMSDVEEVYKLAVGEIILWLST from the exons ATGTCTGAAGGTGGTGGCCGTGGCCATGGTAACTTGCTTTGGGAAACTCAGTCATGGGCTTTCTCAAATTCGGACAATTCCGGTGGGAGCGAGTCAAAATCGGTGAAACAGCCTCCAACCGAGTCAAACTCGAATAGTCCGACGGCGACCGTGGCCACAGAAGCTGGCCGGAAGCGAGGACAAAGCGAGGTTTCAAAGAATATGAAAGGTGGTATCCCAACCACAGACTGGAATGAAAACAAAGGTGGTGAATCAGACCATGAGATTCATATATGGactgagagggagagaaggaaaaAGATGAGGAACATGTTCTCTAATCTTCACGCCCTGCTTCCTCAACTACCTGCCAAG GCTGACAAATCCACCATTGTCGACGAAGCAGTCAGTTACATAAAAACTCTCCAACAGTCCATACAGAAGCTCCAGAAACAAAGGCTAGAAGTCATCCGAGGGGCAACCACTGACTACAATAAATTAATGGTCACACCGCGAACCCCAGCCATTGAATCAAGAGAGACATTTATAGCTGATCAGACATCGTCGAAGAACTGGGCCATGATCAACTCACCTCCCGTCCTCTCGTTTCCTTGTTTTCCACAGTCCTTCCAGACATGGTCATCTCCCAACGTTGTCTTGAGCGTGAGTGGCAATGATGCACAGATTAGTGTATGCACTGCTCGGAAGCCAGGGACCTTAACCACCATTTTCTACATACTGGAGAAACATAAGCTGGAGGTGGTAACCGCTCACATTACTTCTGATTATTTCAGGAGCATGTTCATGATACATGTCAAC